The following proteins come from a genomic window of Gloeomargarita sp. SRBZ-1_bins_9:
- a CDS encoding glycosyltransferase family 2 protein, whose product MGLVILLLQLPATALLLARLLTGLQRSSPLQPAPEIPAYLGQVSVIIPTLNEAQRLGPCLEGVRRQGYSVREILVVDSHSQDGTRELVAAQQAHDPRMRLLTDPPLPRGWVGRPWALDWGWRQSSPHSTWILNLDADTRPQIGLVPALLELALRGNYDLITLSPQFLLKYPGEWWLQPALLITLIYRFGATGAPISDPERLMANGQCCLVKRHVLEQVGGYEIAKSSFCDDVTFVRQVAQRGYKVGFFDGSKVLQVRMYEGAKETWREWGRSLDLKDATEPGQRWGDLWFLTAVQGLPLVVLMTSPFFPPNPIHQILVGLNAGLLLIRWAMLWAIRPVYAGWSRQSWPFWLSPLADPLAVWRIFLSTITRPQRWRGRSY is encoded by the coding sequence ATGGGTTTAGTCATTTTACTGTTGCAATTACCGGCGACGGCATTATTATTAGCGCGATTATTGACCGGATTACAGCGCTCTTCTCCTTTACAACCGGCGCCGGAAATTCCCGCCTATCTCGGCCAAGTGAGTGTTATTATTCCGACCCTCAACGAAGCGCAACGCTTAGGGCCATGCCTAGAGGGAGTCAGACGCCAGGGCTACAGTGTGCGGGAGATTTTGGTGGTGGACAGTCATTCCCAAGACGGCACCCGGGAATTGGTAGCTGCCCAACAGGCCCATGACCCCCGTATGCGTTTATTAACCGACCCGCCTTTACCTAGGGGTTGGGTGGGACGTCCTTGGGCTTTGGATTGGGGCTGGCGACAGAGTTCTCCCCATAGCACTTGGATACTGAATTTGGATGCCGATACCCGTCCCCAAATCGGTTTAGTTCCTGCGCTTTTGGAGCTAGCCCTTCGCGGAAACTATGACCTGATTACCCTATCGCCCCAATTTCTGCTTAAATATCCGGGCGAATGGTGGCTGCAACCGGCCTTACTCATAACCTTAATTTATCGGTTTGGGGCCACCGGTGCGCCTATCAGCGACCCAGAACGCCTCATGGCCAACGGGCAATGTTGCCTAGTTAAACGGCATGTATTAGAGCAAGTGGGGGGCTACGAAATTGCCAAAAGTTCCTTCTGTGATGATGTGACATTTGTGCGTCAGGTAGCCCAGCGGGGTTACAAAGTGGGCTTCTTTGATGGGTCAAAGGTTTTGCAGGTGCGCATGTACGAAGGGGCCAAGGAAACCTGGCGTGAATGGGGACGTTCACTGGACTTGAAGGATGCAACCGAGCCTGGACAGCGCTGGGGCGATCTCTGGTTTTTAACGGCTGTGCAAGGGTTGCCTCTGGTGGTGCTGATGACCAGTCCTTTTTTCCCTCCTAATCCCATCCATCAGATACTGGTGGGCTTGAATGCTGGTTTACTCCTCATTCGTTGGGCGATGTTATGGGCGATTCGTCCGGTTTATGCCGGTTGGAGCAGGCAAAGCTGGCCCTTCTGGTTATCGCCTTTGGCCGATCCCTTGGCGGTGTGGCGCATTTTTCTTTCCACCATCACTCGCCCGCAACGCTGGCGTGGCCGGAGTTATTGA
- a CDS encoding YifB family Mg chelatase-like AAA ATPase: MHTRVWSAALLGIEAIRVGVEVDIAPGLPGLVVVGLPDSAVQEARERVRVALKNAGFTVPQRKVVVNLTPADLRKEGPAFDLPMAIAILLASGQVQVDDTHTTLFLGELSLDGSLRGVAGVLPIAATAPRLGITRLVVPTANAREAALIQELQVYGCDHLGQVVQLLQSPGAFPVVRVDPMQELQRSGDQTCLDLRDVKGQYLARRALEIAAAGGHNLLLVGPPGSGKTMLARRLPGILPTMTLQEALEVTQIYSVAGLLPERGALINQRPFRSPHHSASGPALVGGGSIPKPGEVSLAHHGILYCDELTEFKRDVLEFLRQPLEDGKVTVSRARQTVTFPARFTLVASTNPCPCGYYGDPVQPCSCSPHQRRQYWGKLSGPLLDRIDLQVQVGRLKPEEMVQQPTGEASAAVRVRVEKARQLARERFGERSSVQCNAQMQPVHIRRWCQLTSDNQGRLEQVIRRLGLSARGMDRLLKVARTIADLKQSTSPYLDWEDIQEAIQYRSLERWHTSY, translated from the coding sequence ATGCATACCCGGGTTTGGAGCGCAGCGCTGCTGGGTATTGAGGCAATTCGGGTGGGGGTGGAGGTGGACATTGCGCCGGGGCTGCCGGGGCTAGTGGTGGTGGGACTGCCGGACAGTGCGGTGCAGGAGGCGCGGGAACGGGTGCGGGTGGCCCTGAAAAATGCCGGTTTTACCGTTCCCCAACGCAAGGTGGTGGTCAACCTTACGCCTGCGGACCTGCGCAAGGAAGGCCCGGCCTTTGACCTGCCCATGGCCATCGCCATCCTGCTGGCCTCAGGACAAGTCCAGGTGGATGATACCCATACGACCTTATTCCTTGGGGAATTATCCCTGGATGGGTCGCTGCGGGGGGTAGCGGGGGTATTGCCCATCGCCGCGACAGCGCCCAGGTTGGGAATCACGCGTCTGGTGGTGCCCACGGCCAACGCCCGGGAAGCGGCGCTCATTCAGGAATTGCAGGTGTATGGCTGTGACCATTTGGGGCAGGTAGTGCAGTTGTTGCAATCGCCGGGGGCGTTTCCGGTCGTGCGAGTGGACCCGATGCAGGAACTCCAGCGCTCTGGCGACCAAACCTGTTTAGATTTGCGGGATGTGAAGGGGCAGTATTTGGCGCGGCGGGCCTTGGAGATTGCGGCGGCGGGGGGGCACAACTTGCTGCTGGTGGGGCCGCCGGGGAGTGGCAAGACCATGTTGGCCCGACGATTGCCCGGGATTCTCCCCACCATGACCTTGCAGGAGGCGCTGGAGGTCACCCAAATCTATTCAGTGGCCGGGTTGTTGCCGGAACGGGGGGCGCTGATCAACCAACGACCGTTTCGCAGTCCCCACCATTCGGCCTCCGGACCGGCGCTCGTTGGGGGTGGCAGCATCCCTAAACCCGGGGAAGTGTCCTTGGCCCATCACGGCATCCTCTACTGCGATGAGCTGACGGAGTTTAAGCGAGATGTGCTGGAGTTTTTGCGCCAACCCCTGGAGGACGGGAAAGTGACCGTATCCCGAGCGCGCCAGACGGTGACCTTTCCGGCCCGGTTTACGTTAGTTGCCTCTACCAATCCCTGTCCCTGCGGCTATTACGGCGACCCGGTGCAGCCCTGTAGCTGTAGCCCGCACCAACGGCGGCAGTACTGGGGTAAACTGTCGGGGCCGTTGCTGGACCGGATTGATTTGCAGGTGCAGGTGGGGCGCCTCAAGCCGGAGGAAATGGTGCAGCAGCCGACGGGAGAAGCCTCAGCCGCCGTGCGGGTGCGGGTGGAAAAAGCGCGGCAGTTGGCGCGGGAGCGATTTGGGGAACGCTCATCCGTGCAATGCAACGCCCAGATGCAACCGGTCCATATCCGCCGCTGGTGTCAGCTAACGTCGGACAACCAAGGTCGTTTAGAACAGGTGATTCGCCGGTTGGGTTTATCGGCGCGGGGGATGGACCGCCTGTTAAAAGTGGCGCGCACGATTGCCGACTTGAAACAGAGCACCAGCCCCTATTTAGATTGGGAGGACATCCAAGAGGCCATCCAATACCGGTCGCTCGAACGATGGCACACCAGTTATTAG
- the crtH gene encoding carotene isomerase: MSQWDAIVIGAGIGGLVAATQLARRGARVLVLEKYLIPGGSAGYFARNGYHFDVGASMIFGFGDQGTTNLLTRALAAVDQHLETIPDPVQVHYHLPGGQQVRVHRDYEQFLAELTRLFPHEKRGIRGFYDECWRVFGYLNTIELLSLEEPRYLLRVFWQNPGACLGLARYLPWNVGPIARKYIRDPELLKFIDLECYIWSVVPADQTPMINAGMVFADRHYGGVRYPKGGVGQIAQKLAAGLEQYGGEIRYKSRVSRILLERGQAVGVKLANGQIYRAKRIISNATRWDTFGHLLPEIPPAEQRWRRRYQPSPSFLSLHMGVKASAIPADTDCHHVLLDDWNAMTDPYQTLFVSIPTLLDPDLAPPGYHILHAFTPCWLSDWEYLSPRDYERQKETKAGQVIERLMRLFPRLDQDLDYMEVGTPRTHRRFLGRMDGTYGPIPRRALPGLLPMPLNRTTIPGLYCVGDSTFPGQGLNAVAFSGFACAHRVAADLGLLRNVAKL; encoded by the coding sequence GTGTCCCAATGGGATGCCATTGTCATCGGCGCCGGGATAGGGGGGTTGGTGGCAGCGACGCAACTGGCCCGCCGGGGTGCGCGTGTGCTGGTGCTGGAGAAATATCTCATTCCGGGAGGGAGCGCCGGTTATTTTGCCCGCAATGGCTACCACTTCGACGTGGGCGCCTCCATGATTTTCGGTTTCGGGGACCAGGGAACCACCAACCTGCTGACCCGGGCCTTGGCCGCCGTGGACCAACATCTGGAGACCATCCCCGACCCCGTCCAAGTCCACTACCATTTGCCGGGGGGACAACAGGTACGGGTGCACCGGGATTATGAGCAATTTCTGGCGGAACTGACGCGACTTTTTCCCCATGAAAAGCGGGGTATCCGTGGCTTCTATGACGAGTGCTGGCGCGTATTTGGCTATCTCAATACCATCGAACTGCTGTCTTTGGAAGAACCCCGCTATTTGCTGCGGGTTTTCTGGCAAAACCCTGGTGCCTGTTTGGGCTTGGCCCGCTATTTGCCCTGGAATGTAGGACCCATCGCCCGTAAATATATTCGCGACCCGGAGCTGCTGAAATTCATTGACCTGGAGTGCTACATCTGGTCGGTGGTGCCGGCGGACCAAACGCCCATGATTAATGCGGGGATGGTTTTTGCCGACCGGCATTACGGAGGCGTGCGCTATCCCAAGGGGGGCGTAGGCCAAATCGCCCAAAAACTAGCCGCCGGGCTAGAGCAATATGGGGGTGAAATTCGCTATAAAAGCCGGGTTAGCCGCATTCTGCTGGAGCGGGGCCAAGCGGTTGGGGTAAAACTGGCCAACGGTCAAATTTACCGGGCCAAACGCATCATTTCCAACGCCACCCGCTGGGATACTTTTGGTCATTTATTACCGGAAATTCCCCCCGCCGAGCAGCGTTGGCGCCGCCGTTATCAACCCTCCCCCAGTTTTTTGAGCCTGCATATGGGGGTGAAAGCCAGCGCCATTCCTGCTGACACCGACTGCCATCACGTGCTGCTCGACGACTGGAACGCTATGACCGACCCCTACCAAACCCTGTTTGTGTCCATTCCCACCCTCCTCGACCCGGATTTGGCTCCCCCCGGTTATCACATCCTCCATGCCTTTACCCCCTGCTGGCTGTCGGATTGGGAATACCTGTCACCCCGGGACTACGAACGCCAAAAGGAAACCAAGGCCGGCCAAGTGATTGAACGGTTGATGCGGTTGTTTCCTCGGCTGGATCAGGATTTGGACTATATGGAAGTGGGCACCCCCCGCACCCATCGCCGTTTTCTCGGACGGATGGATGGCACCTATGGCCCCATACCCCGGCGCGCCTTGCCCGGCCTGCTCCCCATGCCCCTCAACCGCACCACCATCCCCGGCCTTTATTGCGTCGGCGACAGCACCTTCCCCGGTCAGGGACTCAACGCCGTGGCCTTTTCCGGCTTTGCCTGCGCCCATCGGGTCGCCGCCGACCTGGGGCTTTTAAGAAATGTTGCAAAACTGTGA
- a CDS encoding chlorophyll a/b-binding protein — MVMNNQERNLWRWGFTAGAENWNGRLAMLGFVSALIVEALSGQGVLHFLGLL, encoded by the coding sequence ATGGTGATGAACAATCAAGAGCGGAATTTGTGGCGTTGGGGTTTTACCGCAGGAGCGGAGAACTGGAACGGGCGTTTGGCGATGCTGGGGTTTGTATCGGCCCTGATAGTGGAGGCCCTGAGTGGTCAAGGGGTGTTGCATTTCCTGGGCTTACTGTAA
- the msrA gene encoding peptide-methionine (S)-S-oxide reductase MsrA, which translates to MGIFGLGKKLVLPRPEEALPGRSTPMPVPEKHYVNGHPLQPPYPQGMEMAMFGMGCFWGAERKFWQLPGVYVTAVGYAGGYTPNPTYQEVCTGLTGHNEVVRVVFDPQQISYATLLKTFWENHDPTQGMRQGNDVGTQYRSGIYVYGPEQRRLAEQSRDLYQKALSAAGYGPITTEILDAPEFYYAEAYHQQYLAKNPGGYCGLGGTGVPFPLEELVASDA; encoded by the coding sequence ATGGGGATTTTTGGACTGGGTAAAAAGCTGGTGCTGCCCCGGCCGGAGGAGGCGCTGCCCGGTCGTTCCACCCCGATGCCGGTGCCGGAAAAGCACTATGTGAACGGTCACCCCCTCCAGCCCCCCTATCCCCAGGGTATGGAGATGGCCATGTTCGGCATGGGGTGTTTTTGGGGGGCCGAGCGCAAATTTTGGCAGTTGCCGGGGGTGTATGTGACGGCGGTGGGCTACGCCGGGGGATATACGCCCAACCCCACCTACCAAGAGGTCTGCACGGGGCTGACGGGTCATAACGAGGTGGTGCGGGTGGTGTTTGACCCCCAACAAATCAGCTACGCCACCTTGCTCAAAACCTTTTGGGAGAACCACGACCCCACCCAGGGGATGCGCCAGGGCAATGATGTGGGCACCCAGTACCGCTCTGGGATCTATGTGTATGGGCCTGAGCAGCGGCGGTTGGCTGAGCAATCCCGTGACCTGTACCAGAAGGCCCTCAGCGCCGCTGGCTATGGCCCCATTACCACTGAAATCCTGGATGCGCCGGAGTTTTACTACGCCGAGGCCTACCACCAGCAGTATCTGGCCAAAAATCCCGGCGGCTACTGTGGGTTGGGCGGTACCGGTGTTCCTTTCCCCCTGGAAGAACTTGTCGCCTCCGACGCATAA
- a CDS encoding DUF3365 domain-containing protein, whose protein sequence is MRGLMVLALLLGLLGGWFQPAWAMVNPTELGEAVTAIEQLDQMRVGLASTLEGRAQEPTLETFQQVCAPVGRRSKEIGQTHGWQVRQVALKYRNPNHRPQNTREEQALAEFQEHPDVQAFWQQDDQAVYYFRRIDVQTSCLACHGPKEARPAFVKNNYPQDLAYDFRVGDLRGMYEVVIPQKPAGS, encoded by the coding sequence ATGCGAGGACTGATGGTGTTGGCTCTGCTGCTGGGGCTGCTGGGGGGATGGTTCCAGCCGGCGTGGGCCATGGTGAACCCCACGGAACTGGGGGAGGCGGTGACTGCCATTGAGCAATTGGACCAGATGCGGGTGGGCTTGGCCAGTACGCTGGAGGGACGCGCCCAGGAGCCAACGCTGGAGACGTTTCAGCAGGTGTGCGCGCCGGTGGGGAGGCGGTCCAAGGAGATTGGCCAGACCCACGGGTGGCAGGTGCGCCAGGTGGCCCTGAAGTACCGCAACCCCAACCACCGACCCCAAAACACCCGCGAAGAACAAGCCCTGGCGGAATTCCAGGAGCACCCGGATGTGCAGGCTTTTTGGCAGCAGGATGACCAAGCGGTGTACTACTTCCGGCGGATTGATGTGCAGACCAGTTGTTTGGCTTGTCATGGCCCCAAGGAGGCGCGGCCGGCTTTTGTGAAAAACAACTACCCCCAGGACCTAGCCTATGACTTCCGGGTGGGGGACCTGCGGGGGATGTACGAAGTGGTGATTCCCCAGAAGCCAGCGGGTTCGTGA
- a CDS encoding metalloregulator ArsR/SmtB family transcription factor — MGLGIPPTGTMPDVERLADLFKLLADPSRLQLLWWIGQRGEVSVGELSARTGLSQANVSKHLQVLRLGGLVACRKEGNNRLYFLADPRCFQMCIESLTHLSQKAQEGGASCED; from the coding sequence ATGGGTCTAGGTATCCCACCAACGGGGACGATGCCGGATGTGGAACGCCTGGCGGACCTCTTCAAGTTGCTGGCGGACCCGAGTCGTTTGCAATTGCTCTGGTGGATTGGGCAACGGGGGGAGGTCAGTGTGGGGGAATTGAGCGCCCGTACCGGTTTGAGCCAGGCTAATGTCTCTAAGCACCTGCAGGTGTTGCGTCTAGGGGGTCTAGTGGCTTGTCGCAAGGAGGGCAACAACCGCCTTTATTTCCTGGCCGACCCCCGTTGTTTCCAGATGTGTATCGAGTCATTAACCCATTTATCCCAAAAGGCCCAGGAAGGGGGTGCTTCATGCGAGGACTGA
- a CDS encoding FAD-binding protein: protein MAEVVVIGAGLGGLPAAYELRHLLGRRHRVTVVSASPQFAFIPGLVQVALGLTPLERIQLDLARMVWLGRRRGGAGGP from the coding sequence ATGGCGGAGGTTGTGGTGATTGGGGCCGGGCTAGGGGGCTTACCGGCGGCCTATGAGTTGCGACATCTATTGGGGCGGCGGCATCGGGTGACGGTGGTGTCAGCATCGCCCCAGTTTGCGTTTATTCCCGGGTTGGTGCAGGTGGCTTTGGGGTTGACGCCGTTGGAGCGTATCCAGTTGGACTTAGCCCGTATGGTTTGGTTGGGTAGAAGGCGCGGTGGTGCGGGTGGACCCTGA
- a CDS encoding 4Fe-4S binding protein, translating into MVVSRRKRRYGKPSQWGMVWLFFLIAVGGLFQPLLGYLMLAMMLFIPFEAYFHGRYWCGNLCPRGAFLDIFLARVSPRRPYPRLFRSKLLRWGIFVLVMSGFVVRLSYAWGDWLAVGGVFVSMCVVTSTVAIALGLTYNERAWCAICPMGTLQESIAKLGPATRKQRQPAKSTQALPAAGEVEET; encoded by the coding sequence ATGGTGGTCAGTCGCAGGAAAAGGCGCTATGGCAAGCCCAGTCAGTGGGGGATGGTGTGGTTATTTTTCCTGATTGCCGTTGGCGGGTTATTTCAGCCCCTGCTGGGGTACCTAATGCTGGCGATGATGTTGTTTATCCCGTTTGAGGCCTATTTCCACGGGCGGTACTGGTGTGGCAATTTGTGCCCGCGGGGGGCGTTTTTGGATATTTTCCTGGCGCGGGTCAGTCCCCGGCGTCCTTATCCTCGGCTTTTTCGCAGCAAGTTGTTGCGCTGGGGAATTTTTGTGCTGGTGATGAGTGGGTTTGTGGTGCGCCTGAGCTATGCCTGGGGTGATTGGCTGGCGGTCGGCGGGGTGTTTGTGAGTATGTGCGTGGTCACGTCCACCGTGGCTATTGCCCTGGGGTTGACCTATAACGAGCGGGCCTGGTGTGCCATTTGCCCGATGGGGACGCTGCAGGAGTCCATTGCCAAGTTGGGGCCAGCTACCCGCAAGCAGCGCCAACCCGCAAAATCCACTCAAGCTCTACCGGCAGCAGGGGAGGTGGAGGAGACATGA
- the chrA gene encoding chromate efflux transporter, producing MTAEQLQRPLRLPAMVWTFLKLGSLGFGGGMAMIALMEMEFVKRRRLIDIEEFIHGVALSQILGSFPVNAAFFIGYRLHRWLGGVLAGLAFLLPSLAAVILLSWLYFTYHHMPLLQAMLDSMAPVVMGILVTMAWGMKRRLVHSPLVWALVLSGCLGSVARVNPLALLGGGGLLGWWQRMNTSHRPRKHPQPGPTAVVVGVPLAAQLVPHGAVGTMVTSVPLVTLGWTFLKVGLAFFGGGVVLIPLLKQLVVDRLHWLTMQEFIDGVAISQLMPGTIAVLATFAGYRLGGLPGALVATAGLFLPSLVLMTFLSQFYSQFRHLENVKHFLAGVNPVVVGMVMSAAIYLAPTVFPLQEPGRLVLNVALFALTLVMVGRDKRHPALVLGIGALTGAIYGAIAG from the coding sequence ATGACGGCTGAGCAGCTCCAGCGCCCCTTGCGTCTGCCGGCTATGGTCTGGACGTTTTTGAAGTTAGGGTCCCTTGGGTTTGGCGGGGGCATGGCCATGATTGCCCTAATGGAGATGGAGTTTGTCAAAAGGCGGCGTTTGATCGACATTGAGGAGTTTATCCACGGGGTGGCCCTGAGCCAAATCCTGGGGTCGTTCCCGGTGAATGCGGCCTTTTTCATCGGCTATCGGCTGCACCGGTGGCTGGGGGGGGTGCTTGCTGGCCTGGCGTTTCTGTTGCCGTCGCTTGCCGCAGTCATCCTGCTGTCTTGGCTCTATTTCACTTACCACCACATGCCGTTGTTGCAGGCGATGCTCGACAGCATGGCGCCAGTGGTGATGGGGATCCTTGTCACCATGGCCTGGGGGATGAAAAGGCGGCTGGTGCATTCGCCGTTGGTCTGGGCGCTGGTCCTATCCGGTTGCCTAGGCAGCGTCGCTCGGGTCAATCCCCTGGCGTTGCTGGGAGGGGGTGGTCTGCTGGGCTGGTGGCAAAGGATGAATACGTCCCATCGCCCCCGAAAACACCCCCAGCCGGGACCAACAGCGGTGGTGGTGGGTGTGCCCTTGGCAGCTCAACTGGTGCCCCACGGAGCTGTTGGGACGATGGTGACATCGGTGCCGTTGGTGACCCTAGGCTGGACGTTCCTCAAGGTGGGGCTGGCCTTTTTCGGTGGGGGGGTTGTGCTCATCCCGCTGCTGAAGCAACTGGTGGTGGACCGGCTCCACTGGCTGACCATGCAGGAGTTCATTGATGGGGTGGCCATCAGTCAACTCATGCCGGGGACGATTGCGGTGCTGGCCACCTTTGCCGGGTATCGCCTGGGGGGATTGCCGGGTGCCCTGGTGGCTACAGCCGGACTGTTTTTGCCGTCGCTGGTGCTGATGACGTTTCTTTCCCAGTTCTACAGCCAGTTCCGCCACCTGGAAAACGTCAAGCATTTCCTGGCGGGAGTCAACCCGGTGGTGGTGGGGATGGTGATGTCGGCGGCCATTTACCTGGCCCCCACGGTGTTTCCCCTGCAGGAACCGGGGCGATTGGTCCTGAACGTGGCCCTGTTTGCGCTGACGTTGGTGATGGTGGGGCGTGACAAGCGGCATCCGGCCCTGGTGCTGGGTATAGGGGCGCTCACGGGGGCAATTTACGGTGCCATCGCCGGCTGA
- the argJ gene encoding bifunctional glutamate N-acetyltransferase/amino-acid acetyltransferase ArgJ — MWRVIPGGVTAPQGYRAGAVRAGLKPSGALDLTLIYSERPAVVAGAFTMSQVRAACVRYCQAQLQTGQPVRAIVCNAGQANAATGPQGWEDTCRTAVAVAQALSITPQEVLVASTGVIGQRIPMEKLLAAIPGLVAATTREGGDLAAAGILTTDLVPKTIALESTALSPPLRIGGMAKGSGMIHPQMATLLAFLTCDAPVTGDFWRQVLREAVAVSFNQITVDGDTSTNDMVLALANGAAGGTPIHAEHPAAPTLAAMVTEACTALAKQVARDGEGATCLIEVRVQGTATDEQARRIARTIAGSLLVKAAVFGRDPNWGRIAAAAGRAGVPFDPDELAIDLGDIPLMRAGQPLTFDRAAACAYLQSDPVVIWVRVGGGPGQGCAWGCDLSYDYVRINAEYTT; from the coding sequence ATGTGGCGGGTGATCCCAGGCGGGGTGACGGCTCCCCAGGGCTACCGGGCGGGGGCAGTGCGGGCGGGACTCAAACCATCGGGGGCGCTGGATTTGACGTTGATTTACTCGGAACGGCCGGCGGTGGTGGCGGGCGCTTTTACCATGTCCCAGGTGCGAGCAGCCTGCGTGCGCTACTGCCAAGCCCAACTCCAGACGGGACAGCCAGTGCGGGCGATTGTGTGTAACGCGGGTCAAGCCAATGCAGCGACGGGTCCCCAGGGCTGGGAGGACACCTGTCGGACGGCGGTGGCGGTAGCCCAAGCTCTCAGCATCACCCCCCAAGAAGTGCTGGTGGCATCCACCGGGGTCATCGGGCAGCGGATTCCTATGGAGAAACTGCTAGCGGCGATTCCAGGGCTGGTGGCGGCGACGACCCGGGAGGGGGGGGACCTGGCGGCTGCCGGCATTCTCACTACCGACTTGGTGCCCAAGACCATTGCCCTAGAGAGCACAGCCCTTTCGCCGCCTTTGCGGATCGGTGGCATGGCCAAAGGCTCGGGTATGATCCACCCCCAGATGGCCACGCTGCTGGCGTTTCTCACCTGTGATGCGCCGGTGACGGGGGATTTCTGGCGGCAGGTGCTGCGTGAGGCGGTGGCGGTGAGTTTTAATCAGATCACGGTGGACGGCGACACTAGCACCAATGACATGGTGTTGGCCCTGGCCAATGGGGCGGCAGGGGGAACACCCATCCACGCCGAACATCCGGCAGCGCCTACTCTGGCGGCCATGGTGACGGAAGCCTGTACGGCCCTGGCCAAGCAAGTGGCGCGGGATGGGGAAGGGGCCACCTGTCTGATCGAGGTGCGCGTGCAGGGTACGGCCACGGATGAACAGGCCCGCCGCATTGCCCGCACCATTGCCGGTTCGCTGTTGGTGAAGGCGGCGGTGTTTGGCCGGGACCCGAACTGGGGACGGATTGCTGCGGCGGCTGGCCGGGCCGGGGTGCCCTTTGACCCGGATGAGTTGGCTATTGACCTGGGGGACATTCCCCTAATGCGGGCAGGACAACCCCTGACTTTTGACCGCGCGGCTGCCTGTGCCTATCTCCAGAGCGACCCGGTGGTGATCTGGGTGCGGGTGGGAGGGGGACCGGGGCAGGGCTGCGCTTGGGGCTGTGACCTGAGCTATGACTACGTGCGCATTAACGCCGAATACACCACCTAA
- a CDS encoding low molecular weight protein-tyrosine-phosphatase: MLSVAGLGAGREPIFGTLGVQALAVAMTTTPTKLLFVCMGNICRSPAAEGVMNHLLRQRGLQDRYVCDSAGTIGYHAGSPPDERMQAAARKRGIVLTGRARQFEPADFERFDLILTMDRENYWDVLALDPQRRYRDKVRMMCEFCRVYQAREVPDPYYGGPEGFERVLDLLMDACEGLLVALEQGNLVER; the protein is encoded by the coding sequence ATGCTCAGTGTAGCGGGTTTGGGGGCCGGGCGGGAACCGATTTTTGGTACATTGGGGGTGCAGGCGTTGGCAGTGGCTATGACCACCACCCCAACGAAATTGCTGTTTGTCTGCATGGGCAATATCTGCCGTTCCCCGGCGGCGGAAGGGGTGATGAATCACCTGCTACGGCAGCGGGGTCTCCAGGACCGCTATGTGTGCGATTCGGCGGGCACGATTGGCTATCATGCCGGCAGCCCCCCCGACGAACGGATGCAGGCGGCGGCGCGCAAGCGGGGCATTGTACTCACGGGGCGGGCACGGCAGTTTGAACCGGCGGATTTTGAGCGCTTTGACCTGATCCTGACCATGGACCGGGAGAACTACTGGGACGTGCTGGCCCTGGACCCGCAACGGCGCTACCGGGACAAAGTCCGCATGATGTGCGAATTCTGCCGCGTTTACCAGGCCCGGGAAGTCCCTGACCCCTACTACGGCGGTCCCGAAGGCTTTGAACGGGTGTTGGATTTGCTGATGGATGCCTGCGAAGGGCTGCTGGTGGCCCTGGAACAGGGGAACCTGGTGGAGCGTTAG
- a CDS encoding DUF2862 domain-containing protein — MAADIYIGQRVRVCCLKDRVGPAVSQKLGQVGVVTDLRVVDGKSIGLVVKFNDQSQTWFFPEELEPVYS, encoded by the coding sequence ATGGCGGCAGACATATACATTGGCCAGCGGGTGCGGGTCTGTTGTTTGAAGGACCGGGTCGGCCCGGCAGTGAGCCAGAAACTGGGACAAGTGGGGGTGGTCACGGACCTGCGGGTTGTGGACGGCAAAAGCATTGGCCTGGTGGTGAAGTTCAATGACCAGAGCCAGACCTGGTTTTTTCCGGAAGAGCTAGAACCCGTGTATTCATGA